Proteins from a single region of Apium graveolens cultivar Ventura chromosome 7, ASM990537v1, whole genome shotgun sequence:
- the LOC141674128 gene encoding uncharacterized protein LOC141674128: MEKIQRELNYEGMVVVKAQGRSGGMALLWKQENQTTLLSFSNYHIDIKTKSFRVGRWRFTGFYGEPNRRKTWDLLRNFSRDSNLPWCVIGDLNNIVSQSDKRGGAPYPTWLVEGFNETLVDSGLVDMHIIVHQFTWERSRGSPSDHSPIYLDTRSNFSESKSERKFKFKNAWLAEPMCFQLVKDSWKVYASDNVRDKVLRCSHSLASWDSEVKGNFSGRIKKCKAELKNLRNKTDAESLEKFKEAKQKLFLILDQNEMFWRQRSKQLWLQAGDKNTRYFHAAASERRRSNAIQKLQNTEVLMVKKLFAEGIMLDGLNETNLVLISKKKNPSMVSDLRPISLCNVLIKIITKVMENRLKVLLDVVVSETQSAFTPGRLISDNILVSYEVMHYLKNRTYGKEGFMAIKLDMSKAYDRLEWVFMKDVLLRMGFCEH, from the exons ATGGAAAAGATTCAGAGGGAATTAAATTATGAAGGGATGGTGGTAGTGAAGGCTCAAGGAAGAAGCGGTGGGATGGCGCTGCTCTGGAAACAAGAAAATCAAACTACTCTTTTGAGTTTCTCGAATTACCATATAGATATTAAAACTAAGAGTTTTAGAGTGGGTAGATGGAGATTTACGGGATTCTACGGAGAACCCAATAGGAGAAAGACGTGGGATCTGCTTAGAAATTTTTCTCGAGATAGTAACCTACCATGGTGTGTCATAGGAGATTTGAATAACATAGTTTCTCAGAGTGACAAGAGAGGGGGAGCCCCTTATCCTACTTGGTTAGTAGAAGGATTCAACGAGACGTTGGTTGACTCGGGGTTGGTCGATATGCATATTATTGTGCACCAATTTACTTGGGAAAGGAGCAGAG GAAGCCCATCTGATCACAGCCCCATATACTTGGACACTAGAAGCAACTTTAGTGAGTCGAAATCAGAAagaaaatttaaattcaaaaatgcATGGCTAGCTGAGCCCATGTGTTTCCAATTAGTGAAAGATAGTTGGAAGGTTTACGCTTCTGATAATGTTCGAGATAAAGTGTTGCGTTGTAGCCACAGCCTGGCATCTTGGGATAGTGAAGTGAAAGGGAACTTTAGTGGTCGTATTAAAAAGTGTAAAGCAGAGCTTAAAAATCTGAGAAACAAAACAGATGCAGAGTCCTTAGAGAAGTTTAAAGAAGCAAAACAAAAATTATTTCTCATTTTAGATCAAAACGAGATGTTTTGGCGTCAACGTTCGAAGCAACTTTGGCTTCAAGCTGGGGATAAAAACACCCGATATTTCCACGCTGCTGCAAGTGAGAGAAGGAGATCCAATGCTATtcaaaaacttcaaaacacaGAAG TGTTAATGGTCAAGAAATTATTTGCTGAAGGAATCATGTTGGATGGGTTAAATGAAACAAATTTGGTGCTAATATCAAAGAAGAAGAACCCAAGCATGGTTAGTGATCTCAGGCCAATCTCACTTTGTAATGTGCTAATTAAAATTATAACAAAAGTGATGGAAAACCGCTTGAAAGTGTTGTTAGATGTGGTGGTTTCGGAAACGCAAAGCGCATTCACTCCGGGAAGGTTAATCTCGGATAATATATTAGTATCCTACGAGGTGATGCATTATCTAAAGAACAGGACATATGGTAAAGAGGGCTTCATGGCTATAAAGCTTGATATGAGTAAGGCCTATGATAGGCTAGAATGGGTTTTTATGAAAGATGTGCTTTTGAGAATGGGCTTCTGTGAGCACTAG
- the LOC141674129 gene encoding putative mitochondrial protein AtMg00310, giving the protein MLGKQGWRFMTNPDSLVSGVYKVKYFRDGNYLNAKLGASPRFTWRSLWEAREVVSAGVCWRIGSEESVEISGQPWLTDMDNPYVTTVSDSFQNNKVKALMRIDNKVWDHEVITDLFNLRDQKCILGL; this is encoded by the coding sequence ATGCTGGGTAAACAAGGGTGGAGGTTTATGACTAATCCAGATAGCTTGGTGTCCGGAGTATATAAGGTAAAATATTTTAGAGACGGGAATTATCTGAACGCAAAACTGGGGGCGAGTCCGAGATTTACCTGGAGGAGCCTGTGGGAAGCTAGGGAAGTAGTTAGTGCGGGGGTGTGTTGGAGAATTGGGTCTGAAGAATCAGTAGAAATTTCAGGTCAACCATGGCTCACTGATATGGATAATCCATATGTCACAACGGTGTCCGACTCATTCCAGAATAATAAAGTGAAAGCTCTAATGCGTATTGATAATAAGGTCTGGGATCACGAGGTCATCACGGATTTGTTTAATCTTAGAGATCAAAAGTGCATATTGGGACTCTAA
- the LOC141674130 gene encoding uncharacterized protein LOC141674130: protein MVSCPFAVSCWNKSFPGSQSIHTQVLEVWLEKMFGKYSDNKYADIVTLCWALWRARNDVVWEKKYSRVNRVIASAKQYLLRWKCAPVTCSSVLFRFVVEEDGAITWVRPTRNSIKVTVDATLFAERREYGLGIVARDADGLLVEAKIKCYSGTVTVEYVEALGIKEALSWIKNKGWQEVKLESDCLAVVQAIRCTVEMQSSFGQVVADCRRELRDSNSISLLFIKRSANVVTHCFARASHRYPDRTFDWSDIPIEFQDCIQMESI, encoded by the coding sequence ATGGTATCTTGTCCATTCGCAGTGAGTTGCTGGAATAAGTCTTTTCCAGGAAGTCAATCGATCCATACACAGGTGCTCGAGGTCTGGTTGGAGAAGATGTTTGGAAAATATAGTGATAATAAATATGCAGACATTGTGACCTTGTGTTGGGCGCTATGGAGGGCCAGAAACGATGTAGTGTGGGAGAAGAAATACTCGAGAGTAAATAGAGTCATAGCTTCAGCAAAACAGTACCTTTTACGATGGAAGTGTGCCCCGGTTACTTGTTCTAGTGTTTTATTCAGGTTTGTTGTTGAGGAGGACGGAGCTATTACGTGGGTAAGGCCGACAAGGAACTCAATAAAGGTAACAGTTGATGCTACTCTATTTGCAGAAAGAAGGGAATATGGTCTGGGAATAGTGGCTCGGGATGCAGATGGGTTGTTGGTGGAAGCAAAAATAAAGTGCTATTCAGGAACGGTGACAGTTGAGTATGTTGAAGCGTTAGGAATCAAAGAAGCATTGTCCTGGATTAAAAACAAAGGCTGGCAGGAGGTGAAGTTAGAGTCGGATTGTTTAGCAGTTGTGCAAGCAATTCGATGTACTGTGGAGATGCAGTCAAGCTTTGGCCAGGTGGTGGCTGATTGTCGTCGTGAGCTTCGGGATTCAAACAGTATTTCTCTGTTATTTATTAAACGATCTGCTAATGTGGTCACTCATTGTTTTGCAAGAGCGTCACATAGATACCCTGATCGTACTTTTGATTGGAGTGATATTCCTATTGAATTTCAAGATTGTATTCAGATGGAGTCTATTTAA
- the LOC141670684 gene encoding anther-specific protein LAT52-like, translating to MDSVLEFLLSIVLLVLTIPLQVEARKVHPQITVMGIVYCDICSNNTFSRNSYFLPGAEVKIECRFQATSPRTSEQITFSVNRTTNKHGIYKLELPAIDGIECARDKAIGNLCRASLIRSSTDACNVPGYKSTTDEITIRSEAANLCIYSLNVMNYRPSKRDIALCGN from the exons ATGGATTCTGTACTGGAGTTTCTACTTTCAATAGTTTTGTTAGTTTTGACAATCCCTCTTCAAGTTGAAGCACGTAAAGTTCATCCGCAAATCACAGTTATGGGGATTGTCTACTGTGACATTTGTTCCAATAACACCTTCTCCAGGAACAGCTACTTCTTGCCAG GTGCGGAAGTGAAAATAGAGTGCAGGTTTCAAGCAACTTCTCCAAGAACAAGTGAGCAGATAACATTCTCAGTGAACAGGACAACCAACAAACATGGGATTTACAAATTAGAATTACCCGCAATAGATGGAATTGAGTGTGCTAGAGACAAGGCAATAGGGAATTTATGCAGGGCGAGCTTGATAAGAAGCTCAACCGATGCGTGCAATGTGCCTGGTTACAAAAGCACAACAGATGAAATCACTATAAGATCAGAAGCAGCAAATCTCTGTATTTACAGCCTTAATGTAATGAATTATAGACCATCCAAAAGAGATATTGCTTTATGTGGGAATTAG